GACATAGTTTTCTGTCAACATAGCAGCAGCTTTAGCCAGTTTAGAGAACTAATTCAAATCAATTTAACTCAGCAACCTTAGCCACCTAGAgaaatgtcagtcagtgttgACACTTCCTGCTGTTTACTCCAAGTCGATTTGTTGGTGAAAGGGCTCTTGCAAGAGCTCTATGTTGCCAAAAGCCagtgaaaaacatttgaatgaacATTCAGTGAAGTTGGGCTAATTCTAGCTCTATGTGAAGTGTGaactgcagagtgtgtgtcttGCCTTGACATCTCCGCTGCCCCACCCGGCTCGGACCGTCTCCAGGTTCTTGTGTCGGCTGCTCAGCATCACACACATGGTGTCGTGGCCCTTCTTGATCTGGGACAGAGCCTCCTCGTCACCCAGGGCACTGGAGCGGTTGTTGGGTGCAGACTGCAGAACAAAGCCGCCAGAGAGACctcattactgtgtgtgtgtgtgtgtgtgtgtgtgtgtgtgtgtgtgtgtgtgtgtgtgtgcatatgtgactGCATGTTTATATTCTCACAGGCAGGAAATCAGCTACATTGAGTCCTATTGGCTCATTTCTGGTGGCGAGGATGACAGTGGGCTGTGATTTGGCCTTTGCGGTGGCGACGGACGCCTGGGCTGGTCGCTGGGTGGCgggtggggcgggggggttggagaCGGCCGGTCGGACAGCTGAAACGGGTGCTGGGACCGTGGGGCGGGGTGCAGAAGAAACCACTGTGGGCTCCACCCTCTGGACAGGAGTTGATGAAGCCAGTGGTGGATTCTTCAAGAGGCCCGGCTGCAgtgagacaaagacacacacacacacacacacacacacacacacacacacacacacacagttcatcaggactttttttttacaggtgcACAACCAGAGATTTAAAGAGAATCACTTTCCAAAGAGCGTCCACCAACCTGCAGCTTGTCAGGAGCAGGAGTCACGAAATCTTTAACCTGACTGGCTCTCACCACAAAACtctctgaggaagaggagagaggagagagaaatgactaCTCCTCATTTCACAACAGATCACTGGAAAAGTGGACCCATGTCATGAACCACTCACTGAGTTTATGTGCACTTTTAGTCAGCAGCTTATTTGCCATGTACAGAGAATTATCAGATGTTTCAAATGCCATGTAAACAGAAAGCTGGTTTCCATAAGCAGGGTAAGGGATTAAGAAGAATCAGGTTAAGGCAGTTAAATTTCTTCAGGCGAAACCTAATTATGGGCAGACACCACAATATTCTGGTTTCCTGTGTGCATAAACATAGTGAATGATTAAAGCCATGCAGTTTTGGGACTCGGGCTCTGGTTCACTCACCGTCCTCCAGGGGTGCAGGGAAGGGCTCACACATCTTGGGTGGGGTTCGagctgggagggagagggaggaaggagtcAGTCAGAGGTTACTGTTGTAAAATGAAACTAAGACAAAAACTTGGTGTTAAGTGAAATtaactgaaaagaaaataataaaatcaactaCCTACATATGACACTAGGGGTCATATTTACTACGTGTCAAGGGACTGCTTGTGCCTGCAGGGATAGCACTAGATCTGTGGCGCAGTCAAACCCATGTGCAATTAACTTATTTGAACAAGACTGATCCTATTTTAAGTGCAGTTTTGGACATATGTGCTACCTTTTGGAAACACAATGGCATCGCAAATGAAAGAATAGCAAAGAAAACAGGGCTGCAGTAGAGCTGGAGGTGTTGGTTGAGGAAACCAACAAACATTTGAAACTCTGCAAAGCAGAAATATAATGACAGTTGAtgtggtgtgaaaaaaaaatgctccattgcattaataaaaaaaatatatatcccACACATATATTCTGGGACTGCCCAAAACACGAGTTTTGATACCGAAATATCTGTATGGTGAAGGTCAGTGGTAGATTTGAGTTGTTTTGTGCCAATGGATTTCAGCACTGGACAACACTCACTACTGgtttatttaaccattttgAAATTGACCCACCCACTCTCCACCAAGGCGTTTATGCTTTTACAGGGGGAAATCTACTAATGCTTATGTATTAAGGCAAACTGCAAAAAGGTTAGTCAAAGCCTAGGAGACTTCTTTGCCCTGCCTCAGTAAATAATGACCAGCACTAAAAAAGGTTTTGAGATGTTGTAGACTATTACAACATTATTTGAAGTCAAGCAGATGTTATATGAGAGGTTGTCCTACAGATAGCATTCTTTGGCTGGAAGATCTCTTTGTAGTCTTCGGCGTTGCGGATCTCGGCAGTGGACTCCCTCTCGTCCTTCTCGTCCTCACTGCTGGGGCTCCGCCTCTCGCCTTCAGGGCTCCGCCGGTGAGCCTCTGAGCTCTGCTTCACCCTGtggcacaaaacaacaacaacaacacaattcCAATAACCTTCTTCTTACATTAAAAGAATATTTGCAACACTATACGGAAATTATTCTGTATGGACTGCTGCAATAAACAGATGCACAGTGATAAAGCTAATTCAATCTATTATCACAAAAAACACCTCCTGGAATCTCTTCCTTTAATATGCTCAAAGTTATGCTTGCTGACATTACTATATTCTCCATGGAGAAGATGAAGGCAGTGGGAACCAGTGTGTTGCTGATCTGTTCCCAATTAACCAGTGTCACCACGAGGCTAATGCAACTGCTAGCTAAACTAACAACTTTGCTAGCTACGTCTGCATGATTTTGTCTGAATGATTGTAACTGTGTAATTCAGCTGCCTCTTGACCAGGTCGCTTTTGTAAAAGAGATTCTTTATCTAAACAAGcctatctggttaaataaaggtctaataaataagaaataattagCTGGTTTGGTTCTGGTCAAAAACTGCTTTAACTTAATACACTTTAAACAACTTTGACGCCGTACAGAAGACAGCTGCTGTACCTCTGACTGCTGCAGGTAGTCATGGGTCGCTCGTAGTTTCTCCACAGCATGGATCCTTTGGGAGAGGGCTCTGTGAGCGGTTGGTCATCCCGGATAACTCCCTGGATTTCAGAGCCTCCGGTCTTCTTCACCCTCGTCAGATCAACCACATAGGAGGACACGTTGGTCTGCTGGCACGACACACCAATCTAAGAGAGAGTGCAAGAAATGAAAGGTGAGAGGGCAACATCCAAGGAAGAGAAGAGATAAGAAGAGAGAAGATTAGGAAGAACATATTACACAGGTATTAACCCAAGGTGGTTCAAGCTTGCCAGTTAACTTGGATTCAATGTTTCCATCCTTTCCCATCACTGATAATTCTGAGCAGTGACACTCAAATACGGTTGCTTCAATATAGAGCtgcttattgttattattattattatcattattattattattattattatcatggtattaaagtttaactggacaaaataagtcaaaatgtgtttatacagtaGCTATTTATCTATCATGGTGCTAGCCAGCTCAACTGTGATGCTGGTTCTTCTGCCTTCTGCAAAAccagttttcatacaaatacagttaTGATACAAGAATGTAGGCTATAGTTTGATTTAGCAGGCTGACTGAGGAGTGTTCATCTATTCATTGAGCCTAtatctattcatttatccaccatcaatcttgaaggactgagaaaaaaaatctactcaaaataagtcaaagtcaaaaatgtcattagtttgcacACGTCagcttatgacaaaacaaaacttccaaaattccccagctGAACATCCCATGGAAGTTTTCCCCAGAAATTTTCTGTCCCTTTGCAACCCTACTcagtacatacacatatattatgtacagaaaggcagacagatcAGATATTGTTATTTCAATCAGCAAGACAAACAGTgtggtggagttttttttttctactaggCTGTAGTTCTACGTTATAGCAACTGACTGATGTAGTGCTCTACTCCACAAGCACAATACATTCAAGGCTCCTCAAGAAAAATGGCTTGTAGGTTAATCCAGTAATTAACAACCAAGAAGTTCAGGCATTATAGGATGAAGCTGCCCTTGAACGCTGCTTACAGATCAGTTGTTTTGCAAGAAAGTGATGCTGACTCAATCCATTGTCAGACTAATAATTGGGGTTAATGTTGGTTGATACTCAGGTCACATCAGGCAAGTAAAAGCAAACCAGCCGTCGgacaatgaaaacatgaatcTGACTGTTAACAGGCAACTTCACCTGGGAGCTTTAATCAGCATATTCACTTACAGGGTCACAGAAAgtgttggaaaataaaacagacctTTTTCATGGAAGCCACTTTGACATgcaatagcaggtaaacacaggtgttactgatgacattaatgaaggttctgttccattgaAGCATACCAGAGGCTTCCAGTGACTCAGCAAGAACAACAgtaggaccctggctctgttagctCTATGTGGAACAGAccttaattaatttcattagtaacacctgtgttgcAGTTTGATTGTCCAGTTAACCTGCTGTCATTTTCAGAACTATGGACAGCGCTACGGATGATCCGCGGAGAAACCGCAGCTGTGAGCGTCGGCGGGTCAGGGCTCATTAGGGCCTGATGCGCAGCACCTGGATGACGCCACCGCGAGAAAGCCACCCTCGATAGACGATAGCTTTGTTCCACCTCCCCTTTCCCCTGATTTTAAAGTTGATAactaatagaaaataaaaaatatatttttttacttgcaaaaaCCGACTCCTCCTGATATCCGCACCTCACAACCTGCGTCTACCCTGctacttcatgtcaaaatggctgccatgacAAATTCAATATTTAAATTCAATTTCTTGCTTATGTTGATAGCTCTAATAAGTAGTACATGTTGTCAGGTCATGATAAGCTAAAAACTAAGTACATACATAATTGTGATGTTAGCTAGCAAATTCATTTCAGGTTAAAATGAGCAGACCCCTGTTTTGCAACAGTATTAGTTCTGGCAGTGTGGGTGTCTCTACGTACCAGCTGCTGGTTACAGACAGCCATGTCTGCCACCTTGCCCCATGCCACTGGCACCACGTCGAAGCAGCGGTCCGGCTCCCACCCGTAGACCCGCAGTGACTCTGTTGCCCCACTGTACAGACAGCCACCATCTGGGCTGAACAGCACACATCTGCAACAAAaagcagggttagggttagcatttTAGCAGCAATGTGATCATCCTGCTGTCTTTGTCAGTGGAAAAGAACAGCAGTGTGAACAAACCTGACTGCAGTGGCTTCTCCCTCTGGTGAGCCAATCAGCTTGAACTTCTCTAGATCCCACAGCTTGATTGTCCTGTAGCgtacaaaaacagcaatacatgaggttaaaaaaaataataataataatgctgtcCCCCCAAAATAAGCAGACATGCAGCTCAGTAACAAAAGATATTATCTCTTCAAGTTGAATAAAAATGATACTCATGGTAGAGCAGTGGTATATTTCCAAGTTAAATTTCTGGTCTTAAATTACAGTGTCCCCATTAGGACAtcagttaatgttttttttaaatgctcaaaCACAATTCAagcatccatcatccatccaagGTTAATGAAAGTCAGCCAAGTGGTGTCTAAAGTATCACACTTGATAGTCTGCCAGATAGCAAAGGGCCCCATTTCCAAATAACAACTGATCTTGGATAAGAGCATTTCTAAGAGCAATTCTATGCACGCTCTTGAATTTGTAACGATTCTTTGACATGATTCAGTTTATTAAGACACGCTTAGCCATCTGCAAGTGATCAGGAGTAATAACAGCTCTATGGCCATTTTCAAAAGTGTCTTAAGGTGTTTTGGGGAAATGCCTGGTAAGCTTAAAAAGCTTTTTAAGACGGATTCTATGATGATTTTGGTCTTAGGAGCCTTTCAGGAAACAAGGCTAGAATTTCATGGTCCTGCTCTTCATGCTGGACTGTGTCATACCTGTCTGAGCTGCCTGATGCCAGCAAGTATTCAGTAGGGTGGAACTGGACAATGTtgacagctgcagtgtgtgcagtgaatTCTGTGATCATCTTCCCCACTGTCAGGTCCCACAGctaacagagacagagaaaagagagctATCAGAAAAGAAAGCATAACAAGATTCTTGGTCAAATACATCAACTTCATCACTTTGGCAGTATTCCTGGGGGAAAACAAAGAGTAACATCTTCTAGAACATCTCAGTAACCTTAGGCTATGTACCAAGTTTGGTGTTGATTAGTCCTgattagtgttgcaaaattcccggaattttcaaagttggaaaatttccatgggaatttttggaaattaatgggaattaacgggaataaacgggaatttggggggaatttttgggaatttatattcactgcattcacccggtcatatacatatatacataataaacattttggtttgttataagcagatatgcatgcaaacatgttgcattataatgaatttccagggaattttcgagaattttccctagctgagtcaaactgtgttaattcaggcataggactgtgtgcagtactgttgttaaggtgtgcatatgaagtggttcaaactacccattaaaatgcatagaaatgcaggaaattgaatgctgatgctgatgtgatgatcgtctgtctcagtggaagagctgcagcctagtggagtataggctactgattgatgaagatcaaatgtgctcgaaattatttgcatatgtgagtcatggtgcacagttgaatttgcattgaatcatgcaacatatttgtttccaccaaaatgcaaagttgactgtttatatttaagttttattttacacacttgggtatggggatgatgattttacagcatgctggcattgtggcctttgggttagaggtgagtcctgagttcaggagattagggtttccatttccaaaatggtgatattgatgttgacattcattttactgattattgtttatttttgccccattcaccttaagttaacaacaacaaaaacgaaaacaaaaaaaaaaaacgatgacaagaaaaaaaaacgaaaattcccaaaattcctgaGCCaaattttcccgggaattttcggaaaaattgaaaaaaaagtgacagcaaaaatcttctgaaaatttccaatattccagagagaaaattcccatgggaatcttcggaaactttccgggaaatttaccggaaactttccacccctttgcaacactagtccTGATGAAGCTCTCCTATTTCCTTGGACTTCTTTTTGGCTAAATAGAGATGATTTGGGGGTTTCTATTTATGCTTCTACTTAGAGATGATGAAGAGATGATGACTTCCACCTACTCTGCAGAATATGTTATCAGGAAAGGAGTGAAGGGAAAACGCAAACAGTTGGCAAAATATGGAGCTCTCAGGGGCCATATTCAATCATGCTACTGAAGAAACTTGTGTAAATCATTTTGAATGATAAACAAGTTGCATTTTCCAGTTCAAGTTCAGATGAACAGCTTGAGAGTGGGTGGGTCTTACTGTAGTCCTCTCACTTTCCACAATAATTGAGGACTTTCTTCCAGGCTTTCTACTCCTGTCTAGAGAGGAAAGCCAGGGAACGAGGTTGGTGTTGATAGGTCACCAAAATGAAAAGGACTGAgtggaaaaataatatttttcaaGAACTCAGGTGAAAATCCAGTATGATGTACATTTCTGGTCCTACACAAAAATCTACAGAGCAAGAGcggatggatgtgtgtgtgccaaattCAACTCAAATGTTATGACTtgttcaaatgtttatttttaacctgTAATTTTAGCACCACTCTTTGGccaataaatataataaaactaataaataaataaaaaaataaataaaatataataaataaatataatgcttgaaatttggaaatgcagTGAGGTGATTTATCATTCGCTccaagttttgtcaaaattgaACAAGTGGTGCCTGCAATATCATATatgacacacaacacaatcaCAGACAGAGCATAGTCACAAAGTAGGTAGTAAGTagtaagtagtagtagtaagcaAAGAGAAAGTCCTCTTCAGTTTAACATGAATGGCTAGGCTCTTCTGACTTAGATAATACAAAGCAAATAGTTTTATTTGAGGGTATTCTTCGCCATCTTTATATGGGTCAAGTAGTCAAGCAGTACTGTTGAGAAATGAAAACGCTGGTTTGAGTTTCAGACTGGCCAGCTGTAAGAACAGATGAATGAGTTGAGGATGTTCTCCATTAATCTGACCGGTGAGTACCTTAATGGTGCTGTCGTCACTTGCTGATGCCAACCACTTGCCATCTGGACTGAAAGCCAAACACCTCACTGCTTGTGTGTGGccctgcaaacacaaacatgaagaaAATGTCATCCCTGAAAGCTGTTAGAGACCTAGGTGAAAGTAAAGAGGCAGCACAATCTCTTCTGTGGTTCTAGTCTGGAGCACTTTTTGCAAATTGAGCAcaacttttctttttgtaataaTTATATTGAACACTGAGGAACAAATTCTCCTTTCATTTGATATCAACAAAAGGAGACAAATAGGTCATCTATTGACTCTTCTTCAATAACTTTCAATACAAAAGTGGAGTGACTCGTAAAAACTGACTTGACTAGGGACAGTTTAAGTCAGAATCACCAGTTCCCTAGGGTAAAGACTTTAGGTTGGtatttccttcttttctccattttccatCCCACTGTTAGTtggacagaaaaagagacagacagttgggcagtttgtgtttgtgagtatTTCAGGCTTAGTCTTTgatcacacacccacacatactcAGCTAGTGGCCAAATTAACGAATTAGCAGCTGGCCTATAACCACAGGCAATACAACCAGACactaaatgtttatttctcttccaCCTACATCCAGAAAGATGGTAGGTATTTGGGGCATCCACTAGTATCCAGCATTCAGTaatgatgagaggaagacagcaccactactgtcctacaacACTAACAGCTGGGGACTCTTACCTTATACCTGTACACACATCCTTTTCTCCGCACATCccagaactgaaaaaaaagaaccaaggttaagtggagaaaaaaagtaagaaaaactTTAAGTACACAATTAGACTTTGGAATTGGATGGAATGGTGACTCCAAAACACACCATCTCATAAACACACCTTGATGTTTGTGTCCATGGAGCCTGAGGCCAAGAACTCTCCATATGGATGAAAGCCCAGGCTGGTGATGTTGGCCTTGTGTCCCATCAGAGTTCGTAAGACTGAAGACAATAAAGACAAGATGAAAATCCTGTTTGGACTGTATCATTTCATGTAGTATTTCCCACATTAAGTCTATGTTAGCTGCATGAGCATGTAGGGTGAACTGTGTAACTGTGTCATCAacaacatgcattaaaaaaGGTAAATCAGAGTTTTTCAGCTtctaataaatcagaaaaatcttctttttctctctttgtctttacacacacaataaattcaataataagaagaataaagTCTCACTTTTGGCAGCCTCCAAGTCCCAGATGCGCAGTGATCCAGACTGTGATCCAGCAACTACCTGTTC
This DNA window, taken from Myripristis murdjan chromosome 3, fMyrMur1.1, whole genome shotgun sequence, encodes the following:
- the katnb1 gene encoding katanin p80 WD40 repeat-containing subunit B1 — protein: MAAASTTKTSWRLQEFVAHSSNVSCVALGKTSGRLLATGGEDCKVNIWAVSKPNCIMSLTGHNNPVECLHFSSSEEQVVAGSQSGSLRIWDLEAAKILRTLMGHKANITSLGFHPYGEFLASGSMDTNIKFWDVRRKGCVYRYKGHTQAVRCLAFSPDGKWLASASDDSTIKLWDLTVGKMITEFTAHTAAVNIVQFHPTEYLLASGSSDRTIKLWDLEKFKLIGSPEGEATAVRCVLFSPDGGCLYSGATESLRVYGWEPDRCFDVVPVAWGKVADMAVCNQQLIGVSCQQTNVSSYVVDLTRVKKTGGSEIQGVIRDDQPLTEPSPKGSMLWRNYERPMTTCSSQRVKQSSEAHRRSPEGERRSPSSEDEKDERESTAEIRNAEDYKEIFQPKNAISRTPPKMCEPFPAPLEDESFVVRASQVKDFVTPAPDKLQPGLLKNPPLASSTPVQRVEPTVVSSAPRPTVPAPVSAVRPAVSNPPAPPATQRPAQASVATAKAKSQPTVILATRNEPIGLNVADFLPSAPNNRSSALGDEEALSQIKKGHDTMCVMLSSRHKNLETVRAGWGSGDVKNSLDTAVSMNDLSIVVDILNIVNLKPSLWKLDLCTSILPQIEELLQSKYESYVQTGCTSLKLILKRFLPLISDTLTAPPSVGVDITREERHQKCKTCYKQLKNLSNVVKNKADQVGRHGSAFKELQLLMAPLDY